The following are encoded in a window of Rhabdothermincola sediminis genomic DNA:
- the lysA gene encoding diaminopimelate decarboxylase, producing MDTSSAPLPWALLPDNASVGGDGQLLIGGCDTLELAAEFGTPLFVYDEDHLRARCREAVAAFGPGVSYATKAFLCRAMARLAFEEGMSLDVSTGGEYHVARATGVPPERLVLHGNNKSVEELRVALGEGVGRVVVDSFDEMARIEQLVAGGLAPPRVLIRITPGVEAHTHEFVRTGQDDSKFGFPVYSGDADRALARAATSPAMELVGIHAHIGSQVFEAQFFELAVDAVAGFVNAHGLPELSLGGGLGVAYVEGETAPTITDWAAAIHRACEANGITARVTAEPGRAITAAAAVTLYTVGTIKDLPGIRTYVAVDGGMSDNPRPVLYGSGYETFLPRAVQAPRLKLVTVVGKHCESGDRLVVDGRVPEDLQVGDLLATPVTGAYGHSMGSNYNKVLRPAVVFVRDGDARVVVRRETLDDLLRLDVLDPQGSE from the coding sequence ATGGACACGTCGTCGGCGCCGTTGCCGTGGGCGCTGCTGCCCGACAACGCGTCGGTGGGTGGCGACGGCCAGCTCCTCATCGGGGGCTGCGACACGCTCGAGTTGGCTGCCGAGTTCGGCACACCACTGTTCGTCTACGACGAGGACCACCTGCGCGCCCGCTGTCGGGAAGCGGTGGCCGCGTTCGGCCCCGGGGTGAGCTACGCCACCAAGGCCTTCCTCTGCCGGGCCATGGCCCGGCTGGCGTTCGAGGAGGGCATGAGCCTGGACGTCTCGACCGGCGGTGAGTACCACGTCGCCCGCGCCACCGGGGTGCCGCCCGAGCGGCTGGTGCTGCACGGCAACAACAAGTCGGTCGAGGAGCTGCGGGTCGCGCTCGGCGAGGGCGTGGGCCGGGTGGTGGTCGACTCCTTCGACGAGATGGCCCGCATCGAGCAGCTGGTGGCGGGCGGCCTCGCCCCGCCGCGGGTGCTCATCCGCATCACCCCGGGGGTCGAAGCCCACACCCACGAGTTCGTCCGCACCGGCCAGGACGACTCGAAGTTCGGGTTCCCGGTGTACAGCGGCGACGCGGACCGGGCACTCGCCCGGGCGGCCACGTCACCGGCGATGGAGTTGGTGGGGATCCACGCGCACATCGGCAGCCAGGTGTTCGAAGCCCAGTTCTTCGAGCTGGCGGTTGACGCGGTGGCGGGCTTCGTCAACGCGCACGGCCTGCCGGAGCTCTCGCTCGGCGGGGGGCTGGGGGTGGCGTACGTGGAGGGCGAGACGGCGCCCACCATCACCGACTGGGCCGCCGCCATCCACCGCGCCTGCGAGGCGAACGGCATCACCGCCCGGGTCACCGCAGAGCCTGGCCGGGCCATCACCGCCGCCGCCGCGGTCACCCTCTACACCGTCGGCACCATCAAGGACCTTCCCGGCATCCGCACCTACGTGGCCGTCGACGGGGGGATGAGCGACAACCCCCGGCCGGTGCTCTACGGCAGCGGTTACGAGACCTTCCTGCCTCGCGCCGTGCAGGCACCCCGGCTGAAGCTGGTGACCGTGGTCGGCAAGCACTGCGAGTCCGGCGACCGTCTGGTCGTCGACGGCCGGGTGCCCGAGGACCTGCAGGTCGGCGACCTGCTCGCCACCCCCGTGACCGGCGCGTACGGGCACTCGATGGGGTCGAACTACAACAAGGTCCTGCGGCCGGCCGTGGTGTTCGTGCGTGACGGCGACGCCCGGGTCGTCGTCCGGCGGGAGACCCTCGACGACCTGCTCCGCCTCGACGTGCTCGATCCGCAGGGGAGCGAGTGA
- the argS gene encoding arginine--tRNA ligase, translating into MIRDQLGEALRRALATLEVEPMPGEIHLERPARREHGDWSTNVALATAKKAGWKPRELAQAIAQRLEADRPAHVERVEIAGPGFVNFHLAESWLHDLLVEVVEQGITGYARHDVGAGTRVNIEFVSANPTGPLHAGHGRGAAYGDSLARVMARCGYEVHRENYLNDRGTQMQLFAASLEARRQGREVPEGGYQGEYIAEWAAEMPEGVDVLEWGEARAVEDHRHTLARMHVHFDTWFSERSLVDSGAIIQTLADLSERGVIYEADGATWLRSTDFGDDKDRVLIKSDGEYTYLLPDIAYHRDKFARGFDLLIDVWGADHHGYVPRMRAALQALGHDPAEFDVEITQLVNLLRGGEPVRLSKRAGDIIELRDVLDEVGPDAARLTYLLQSIDSPQTFDFEVVKSQAMENPVFYVQMAYARIRSIKRVAAERGVDRVPLADADLSLLTHERELGVLRSLSELPDAVLAACHDRAPHRITTWVRELAGAFHGFYHDCYVLSDQVPPALTQARLWLVEAAEIGLAIGLDLLGVDAPESM; encoded by the coding sequence GTGATCCGTGACCAGCTTGGCGAGGCCCTGCGACGAGCCCTGGCCACGCTCGAGGTGGAGCCCATGCCCGGCGAGATCCACCTGGAGCGGCCGGCCCGGCGGGAGCATGGCGACTGGTCCACCAACGTGGCCCTCGCCACGGCGAAGAAGGCCGGGTGGAAGCCCCGGGAGCTGGCCCAGGCCATCGCCCAGCGCTTGGAGGCCGACCGGCCGGCGCACGTGGAACGGGTGGAGATCGCCGGCCCCGGCTTCGTCAACTTCCACCTGGCGGAATCGTGGCTGCACGATCTGCTCGTGGAGGTCGTCGAGCAGGGCATCACCGGCTATGCCCGCCACGACGTGGGCGCCGGCACCCGGGTGAACATCGAATTCGTGAGCGCCAACCCCACCGGTCCCCTGCACGCCGGGCACGGGCGGGGTGCTGCCTACGGCGACTCCCTCGCCCGGGTGATGGCCCGCTGCGGCTACGAGGTCCACCGGGAGAACTACCTCAACGACCGCGGCACCCAGATGCAGCTGTTCGCTGCCTCCCTCGAAGCCCGGCGCCAGGGTCGGGAGGTGCCGGAGGGCGGCTATCAGGGTGAGTACATCGCCGAGTGGGCGGCCGAGATGCCCGAGGGGGTCGACGTACTCGAGTGGGGTGAGGCCCGCGCGGTGGAGGACCACCGCCACACGCTCGCCCGGATGCACGTGCACTTCGACACCTGGTTCAGCGAGCGTTCGCTCGTGGACTCCGGTGCGATCATCCAGACCCTCGCCGATCTCTCCGAGCGCGGCGTGATCTACGAGGCGGACGGCGCCACCTGGCTGCGCAGCACCGACTTCGGCGACGACAAGGACCGGGTGCTCATCAAGAGCGACGGTGAGTACACCTACCTCCTGCCCGACATCGCCTACCACCGCGACAAGTTCGCCCGAGGCTTCGACCTGCTCATCGACGTGTGGGGAGCCGATCACCACGGCTACGTGCCGAGGATGCGAGCCGCGCTCCAGGCGCTGGGCCACGACCCCGCCGAGTTCGACGTGGAGATCACCCAGCTCGTCAACCTCCTCCGGGGCGGTGAGCCGGTACGGCTCTCGAAGCGAGCGGGCGACATCATCGAGCTGCGGGACGTGCTCGACGAGGTCGGGCCCGACGCGGCCCGGCTCACCTACCTCCTGCAGTCGATCGACAGCCCCCAGACCTTCGACTTCGAGGTGGTCAAGAGCCAGGCCATGGAGAACCCGGTCTTCTACGTCCAGATGGCCTACGCCCGCATCCGCTCCATCAAGCGGGTCGCCGCCGAGCGGGGCGTCGATCGGGTGCCGCTGGCGGATGCCGACCTGTCGCTGCTCACCCACGAGCGCGAGCTGGGCGTCCTGCGGTCGCTGTCGGAGCTGCCCGACGCCGTGCTCGCCGCGTGCCACGACCGGGCCCCGCACCGGATCACGACCTGGGTGCGCGAGCTGGCCGGCGCGTTCCACGGCTTCTACCACGACTGCTACGTGCTCAGCGACCAGGTTCCCCCTGCGCTGACCCAGGCCCGACTGTGGCTCGTGGAGGCCGCCGAGATCGGGCTGGCGATCGGCTTGGACCTGCTCGGCGTGGACGCGCCGGAATCGATGTGA
- a CDS encoding PIN domain nuclease has protein sequence MVVTGWLIDKSAIVRLHLASNAGEWANRIERGLVRISTVTRLEVGYSARSASDHRSLLGAPPIASMPVEYLTPRIEDRAVEVQAVLAERGQHRAPSVPDLLIAATAEFADLTVLHADEDFELIAGITGQRAERLDTT, from the coding sequence TTGGTCGTGACAGGCTGGCTGATCGACAAGTCGGCCATCGTTCGGCTGCACCTCGCGTCGAATGCAGGGGAGTGGGCGAATCGGATCGAGCGCGGTCTGGTGCGGATCTCGACGGTGACCCGTTTGGAGGTCGGCTACTCCGCCCGGTCGGCGTCCGACCATCGGTCGCTTCTGGGCGCGCCGCCGATCGCATCGATGCCTGTCGAATACCTGACGCCGAGGATCGAGGACCGCGCGGTCGAGGTGCAGGCCGTGCTGGCCGAGCGCGGCCAGCACCGGGCCCCGTCAGTACCCGACCTGTTGATCGCCGCGACGGCCGAGTTCGCCGATCTCACCGTGCTGCATGCCGACGAGGACTTCGAGCTGATCGCCGGCATCACCGGTCAGCGCGCGGAGCGGCTCGACACCACCTGA
- the vapB gene encoding type II toxin-antitoxin system VapB family antitoxin: MTDILIRDVPEEVVAAIDAKAKRLGLSRTEYLRRALERERVQDEGAVTVEQLERVASLARDLDDPEVMSGAWS, from the coding sequence ATGACGGACATCTTGATCAGGGACGTGCCCGAGGAGGTCGTGGCGGCGATCGATGCCAAGGCGAAGCGATTGGGGCTCTCGCGAACCGAGTATCTGCGGAGGGCACTCGAGCGAGAACGTGTCCAGGATGAGGGAGCCGTCACGGTCGAGCAGCTCGAGCGGGTGGCTTCGTTGGCCCGCGATCTGGATGACCCCGAAGTCATGTCGGGCGCTTGGTCGTGA
- a CDS encoding MarR family winged helix-turn-helix transcriptional regulator: MGRERSRSGETDAKAGAVVDQLTSLTRLVGLFRREFATRVLAEDWVVESGVRPPTYGLLRVVAHRGPISQREVSELIGVHPTDLVEVIDRAEQAGWVRRDRDPADRRRHQLTLTDRGRAALCRYDAIAAEAEDAVLAPLTPTERERLRALVAKVVDAHGERS, from the coding sequence GTGGGGCGCGAGCGGTCCCGATCGGGCGAGACGGATGCCAAGGCCGGCGCGGTGGTCGACCAGCTCACGTCGCTGACGCGCCTCGTGGGCCTGTTCCGCAGGGAGTTCGCCACCCGGGTGCTGGCCGAGGACTGGGTCGTCGAGTCGGGGGTGCGCCCTCCCACCTACGGGTTGTTGCGCGTGGTCGCCCACCGGGGCCCGATCTCCCAGCGTGAGGTGAGCGAGCTGATCGGGGTCCACCCCACCGATCTGGTGGAGGTCATCGACCGCGCCGAACAGGCAGGTTGGGTGCGGCGGGACCGGGATCCCGCCGACCGTCGCCGGCACCAGCTCACCCTCACCGATCGGGGCCGTGCAGCGCTCTGCCGCTACGACGCCATCGCCGCTGAAGCGGAGGACGCGGTGCTCGCGCCGCTCACCCCCACCGAGCGCGAGCGGCTCAGAGCCCTGGTGGCCAAGGTGGTCGACGCCCACGGCGAGCGGAGCTGA
- a CDS encoding ATP-binding cassette domain-containing protein, translating to MTAPRRSPHDRPAGTALPTPDDAGRSAVLVRGLEKSYGSIRAVDGIDLDVGTGETFGFLGPNGAGKSTTIKILCTLAEPTGGHARVAGHDVVTDRGEVRRHIGLVFQDTTLDTYLSAEQNLRFHAELYGLPREVIGPRLQQVLEMVGLWERRRDKVLTFSGGMKRRLEIARGLMHSPRVLFLDEPTVGLDPQTRASIWDYIHQLRRQEDITIFLTTHYMDEAEHCDRIAIMDAGRIVALDTPEALKASVGTDRIQIGTEDPQAAIELLAGRFDIEAAIHDDLVTFAVAGGEAFVPRLFAEPGLSIRSVHVARPSLDDVFLSYTGRTIRDAEATPADNMRIGPWGRR from the coding sequence ATGACCGCGCCCCGACGCAGTCCCCACGACCGGCCGGCCGGCACGGCCCTCCCCACCCCCGATGACGCCGGCCGCTCGGCGGTGCTCGTCCGCGGGCTCGAGAAGTCCTATGGGTCGATCCGGGCGGTCGACGGCATCGACCTCGACGTGGGCACCGGCGAGACCTTCGGGTTCCTGGGGCCCAACGGTGCCGGCAAGTCCACCACCATCAAGATCCTCTGCACGCTGGCGGAGCCGACCGGTGGACACGCTCGGGTGGCCGGTCACGACGTGGTCACCGACCGTGGGGAGGTCCGCCGGCACATCGGTCTGGTGTTCCAGGACACGACCCTCGACACCTACCTGAGCGCCGAGCAGAACCTCCGGTTCCATGCCGAGCTGTACGGGCTGCCCCGGGAGGTGATCGGGCCGCGGCTCCAGCAGGTCCTCGAGATGGTGGGCCTGTGGGAGCGGCGGCGCGACAAGGTGCTCACCTTCTCCGGTGGCATGAAGCGCCGGCTCGAGATCGCCCGGGGGCTGATGCACTCCCCGCGGGTGCTGTTCCTCGACGAACCGACGGTGGGCCTCGACCCGCAGACCCGGGCCTCGATCTGGGACTACATCCACCAGCTCCGCCGGCAGGAGGACATCACGATCTTCCTGACCACCCACTACATGGACGAAGCCGAGCACTGCGACCGCATCGCCATCATGGACGCGGGCCGCATCGTGGCCCTCGACACGCCGGAAGCCCTGAAAGCGTCGGTGGGCACCGACCGGATCCAGATCGGCACCGAGGACCCGCAGGCCGCGATCGAGCTGCTCGCCGGGCGCTTCGACATCGAGGCGGCCATCCACGACGATCTCGTCACCTTCGCGGTGGCGGGAGGGGAGGCCTTCGTGCCCCGCCTGTTCGCCGAGCCGGGCCTGTCGATCCGCTCGGTGCACGTGGCCCGGCCCTCGCTCGACGACGTGTTCCTGAGCTACACGGGGCGAACGATCCGCGATGCCGAGGCAACCCCCGCCGACAACATGCGGATCGGGCCATGGGGTCGAAGGTGA
- a CDS encoding ABC transporter permease — protein sequence MAEQTPAVRVGPEAGATPVPQVLGVRVAEAGFSQDVRAVKVVLQRELIRFGQDRTRMISALVQPVLFLFVLGTGLSSLTGSSTGGINLRTFMWPGVLATSTLFTAMFSAMSIVWDREFGFLREMLVAPVRRSSIIIGKALGGAVVATLQGCLVLVLGPVVGAPITPLLVVELIGMLLLLSFMLTALGLVISARVQQMQSIMGIMQMLLLPMSFLSGALYPLSGLPAWLNVLTHLNPITYAVWPVRNAVFQRLDAPAAAKAALNPPMTWFGWPVPVWLQLLLVAVLGGIFLAVAVRQFERVE from the coding sequence ATGGCAGAGCAGACACCAGCCGTCCGAGTGGGCCCCGAGGCGGGCGCAACACCCGTCCCACAGGTCCTCGGGGTCCGGGTCGCGGAGGCCGGCTTCAGCCAGGACGTGCGGGCCGTGAAGGTGGTGCTCCAGCGGGAGCTCATCCGGTTCGGTCAGGACCGCACCCGCATGATCTCGGCGCTGGTCCAGCCGGTACTGTTCCTGTTCGTCCTCGGGACCGGCCTGTCGTCGCTCACCGGGTCGTCCACCGGTGGCATCAACCTGCGGACCTTCATGTGGCCCGGCGTGCTGGCCACCTCGACGCTGTTCACCGCCATGTTCTCGGCCATGTCGATCGTCTGGGATCGGGAGTTCGGCTTCCTGCGCGAGATGCTCGTGGCCCCCGTCCGGCGCAGCTCGATCATCATCGGCAAGGCGCTCGGCGGTGCGGTGGTGGCGACGCTGCAGGGGTGCCTCGTGCTCGTGCTCGGTCCCGTGGTCGGCGCCCCGATCACCCCACTGCTGGTGGTCGAGCTCATCGGCATGCTGCTGCTGCTGTCGTTCATGCTCACCGCTCTCGGGCTGGTGATCTCCGCCCGGGTCCAGCAGATGCAGTCGATCATGGGGATCATGCAGATGCTCCTGCTGCCCATGTCGTTCCTGTCCGGCGCGCTCTACCCGCTCTCGGGGCTGCCCGCATGGTTGAACGTGCTCACCCACCTCAACCCCATCACCTATGCGGTGTGGCCGGTGCGCAACGCGGTGTTCCAGCGCCTCGACGCCCCGGCCGCCGCCAAGGCGGCACTCAACCCCCCGATGACCTGGTTCGGCTGGCCGGTGCCCGTCTGGCTGCAGCTGCTGCTCGTCGCGGTGCTCGGCGGCATCTTCCTCGCGGTCGCGGTCCGGCAGTTCGAGCGGGTCGAGTAG
- a CDS encoding sulfite exporter TauE/SafE family protein, whose amino-acid sequence MNLRPLLVSPLGFLIGISLGALGGGGSILAVPMLVYAAGESPQVATTTSLIVVGSAALLGMLAHHRAGRVRIVPGVVFGLAGIGGSMLGTALNRAADADVLLLAFAGLMLVVAWRMWSSTAGSPGRRVDRDPDPPAVPRRGTSSAGGVLVGARVEPGQVLVTAAKVLLAGTIVGFVTGFFGVGGGFVVVPALVLALGFDMPDAVGTSLLVIFINAAVALAGRLGATSIDWAAAVPFTVAALVGASVGKSVADRLPTVTLVRWFVGVLVALAAYVILTAGVAVLSG is encoded by the coding sequence ATGAACCTGCGACCCCTGCTCGTCTCGCCGCTCGGGTTCCTCATCGGGATCTCGCTCGGCGCCCTGGGCGGTGGGGGTTCCATCCTGGCGGTACCGATGCTGGTGTACGCGGCGGGGGAGAGCCCCCAGGTGGCGACCACCACCTCGTTGATCGTCGTCGGGTCGGCCGCCCTACTGGGCATGCTCGCCCACCATCGAGCGGGACGGGTGCGGATCGTGCCCGGGGTGGTGTTCGGTCTCGCCGGGATCGGCGGATCGATGCTCGGGACCGCCCTGAACCGGGCCGCGGACGCTGACGTCCTGCTGCTGGCGTTCGCCGGCCTGATGCTCGTGGTGGCCTGGCGCATGTGGTCGAGTACCGCGGGCTCCCCGGGCCGCCGTGTCGATCGGGATCCTGACCCACCCGCGGTCCCCCGACGCGGCACCTCCAGCGCCGGCGGGGTGCTCGTCGGTGCCCGGGTGGAGCCGGGCCAGGTGCTCGTCACCGCGGCCAAGGTCCTCCTCGCGGGGACGATCGTCGGGTTCGTCACCGGCTTCTTCGGGGTCGGTGGGGGCTTCGTGGTCGTGCCCGCTCTGGTGCTGGCTCTCGGCTTCGACATGCCCGATGCGGTCGGCACCTCGTTGCTGGTGATCTTCATCAACGCCGCGGTGGCGCTCGCCGGGCGGCTGGGCGCCACCTCGATCGACTGGGCGGCCGCTGTGCCCTTCACCGTCGCCGCGCTCGTCGGTGCATCGGTCGGCAAGTCCGTCGCTGACCGCCTGCCGACCGTCACCCTCGTGCGCTGGTTCGTGGGGGTGCTGGTCGCGCTCGCCGCCTACGTCATCCTCACCGCCGGTGTGGCGGTCCTGTCTGGCTAG
- a CDS encoding YceI family protein, translating to MLVGGEGMPERSPGHVEGEPIGRAGGRSAARRLFSFVVVLAGVAAIAVVGTWWWLRASTPSVEVSMAVPDAPRLIATRPGQTVYRIDATRSSVTYEVEEILAGKSNTARGSTSGVAGDILVDRADPSASQLGEVVINVEQLTSDQSLRDDRIRHDFLESSEYPLAHLRASRIDGLPARISEGARYPLRIEADLEVKGVSKPIVLDAEAGIEGDDVVVNARTTVQLADWGIGPISLGPLARTGRDATLIIDVRAIDEAKGLPYQPGSGANGRFAELVMGSDPSFAATVQPILERNCATCHNPGQAGESAWRLDTAADVAKHADSIDKVVESRYMPPWPASPVGVPLMHERRLSDAEIGVIARWARAGGPLDVDPSTPIRPPADDLEQTFSIRHDRVLAPPEPYQGSTGLTNDYRCFAYDPQVQERTWVTGFEFLPDQLPVVHHALVFKVSASLRSQVEALDTADAGAGWHCFFGTAGPGGEQSPTGRTRGSELIAGWVPGQRPNRLPEGSGIKLAPGDFFVVQVHYHFAHEAPPDRSQLALEMQAGGVLDEIVTNTYLAPAEIPCRSGEKAPLCDRNAAIDELTRQFGPAASAIPDGLIMLCRRSLAELAVLDADGVARSGCDHRVVTPGEIVGVLGHEHQIGRTFRMTLNPGTPDEKVLLDIPSWDFNWQLVYRPRDRIDLKPTDVVRVECSWDRDLITSPVPRYVTWAEGTEDEMCYSTISVRVRRGG from the coding sequence GTGCTCGTCGGGGGGGAAGGGATGCCGGAGCGTTCGCCCGGCCACGTGGAGGGTGAGCCGATCGGCCGAGCGGGAGGTCGTTCCGCTGCTCGACGGCTGTTCAGCTTCGTCGTCGTGCTGGCCGGCGTGGCGGCGATCGCCGTTGTCGGCACCTGGTGGTGGTTGCGGGCCAGCACCCCTTCGGTCGAGGTCTCGATGGCGGTGCCCGACGCGCCGAGGCTGATCGCCACCCGGCCGGGCCAGACGGTCTACCGGATCGACGCCACCCGTTCCTCGGTCACCTACGAGGTCGAGGAGATCCTCGCCGGGAAGAGCAACACGGCGAGAGGCTCGACCAGCGGCGTGGCGGGCGACATCTTGGTCGACCGGGCAGATCCCTCGGCCTCGCAGCTCGGCGAGGTGGTCATCAACGTCGAGCAGCTCACGAGCGACCAGTCCCTGCGCGACGACCGGATCCGGCACGACTTCCTGGAATCGAGCGAGTACCCGCTCGCCCACCTGCGAGCGTCACGGATCGACGGGCTGCCCGCCCGGATCAGCGAAGGGGCGAGGTATCCCCTGCGGATCGAGGCCGACCTCGAGGTCAAGGGGGTGAGCAAGCCGATCGTGCTCGACGCCGAGGCCGGCATCGAAGGTGACGACGTGGTGGTCAACGCCCGCACCACCGTGCAGCTGGCGGACTGGGGGATCGGGCCGATCAGCCTCGGTCCGCTGGCGCGGACCGGCCGGGACGCCACCCTGATCATCGACGTGCGGGCGATCGACGAAGCGAAGGGCCTGCCGTACCAGCCGGGCTCAGGCGCGAACGGGCGGTTCGCGGAGTTGGTGATGGGCTCGGACCCGTCGTTCGCCGCGACGGTGCAACCGATCCTCGAGCGCAATTGCGCGACCTGCCACAACCCCGGTCAGGCCGGGGAGTCCGCCTGGCGGCTCGACACGGCAGCGGACGTCGCCAAGCACGCGGACAGCATCGACAAGGTCGTGGAGTCCCGGTACATGCCACCCTGGCCGGCGTCTCCGGTCGGGGTGCCGCTCATGCATGAGCGGCGGCTCAGCGACGCCGAGATCGGAGTGATCGCCCGATGGGCGCGAGCAGGTGGTCCTCTCGACGTCGACCCCTCGACCCCGATCCGGCCGCCGGCGGACGATCTGGAGCAGACCTTCAGCATCCGCCACGATCGGGTCCTGGCACCGCCGGAGCCGTATCAGGGCTCGACCGGTCTGACCAACGACTACCGGTGCTTCGCCTACGACCCGCAGGTGCAGGAGCGGACCTGGGTGACCGGCTTCGAGTTCCTCCCCGACCAACTCCCGGTGGTCCACCACGCCCTCGTGTTCAAGGTGTCGGCATCGCTGCGGTCGCAGGTCGAGGCGCTCGACACCGCGGACGCCGGTGCGGGCTGGCACTGCTTCTTCGGGACCGCCGGTCCGGGTGGGGAGCAGAGCCCCACGGGCCGGACGAGAGGCTCGGAGCTGATCGCCGGGTGGGTGCCGGGGCAACGCCCGAACAGGTTGCCGGAGGGATCGGGCATCAAGCTGGCGCCGGGCGACTTCTTCGTGGTCCAGGTGCACTACCACTTCGCCCACGAGGCGCCGCCGGACCGCTCCCAGCTGGCGCTCGAGATGCAGGCCGGCGGTGTGCTGGATGAGATCGTGACCAACACCTACCTGGCTCCTGCCGAGATCCCGTGTCGGTCCGGGGAGAAGGCGCCGCTGTGCGATCGCAACGCGGCCATCGACGAGCTGACCCGGCAGTTCGGGCCGGCCGCGAGTGCCATCCCCGACGGGTTGATCATGCTGTGCCGGCGGAGCCTGGCGGAGCTCGCGGTCCTCGACGCGGACGGGGTCGCCCGCTCGGGCTGTGACCACCGGGTGGTCACGCCGGGGGAGATCGTCGGGGTCCTCGGGCACGAGCACCAGATCGGGCGCACCTTCCGGATGACCCTCAACCCGGGCACGCCGGACGAGAAGGTCCTGCTCGACATCCCGAGCTGGGATTTCAACTGGCAGCTGGTCTACCGACCCCGGGACCGGATCGATCTGAAACCCACCGACGTGGTGCGGGTCGAGTGCTCCTGGGACCGAGACCTCATCACCTCACCGGTTCCCCGGTACGTGACCTGGGCCGAGGGTACCGAGGACGAGATGTGCTACTCGACCATCTCGGTCCGGGTCCGCCGCGGCGGGTAG
- a CDS encoding alkaline phosphatase D family protein — protein MGRAAAPPPPLPRSPFSLGVASGDPTPDGVVLWTRLAPDPLRGGGMPSLDVDVEWEVGTDETFDEVIARGVATATPHDGHALHVEVSGLEPDRWYAYRFRVGEHTSPAGRTRTAPAAEDSPDRLRLAVTNCQDLQGGYYIAHRDIAVQGFDAVLFLGDYIYEVPGVDDPDQALAERKYLGARFPESLEEYRARYARARLDPDLQAAHASCPWIVTFDDHEVINNYAGGDGALGGTGPTFAARRAAAYRAWWEHMPVRTPPPEGDTVRVHRDVRWGDLAHLFVIETRQEADVPPCRATSTFDQGPGCPERLEPGRSALGAEQREWLFDGLVRSEAIWTVLGNPVLLAGLDVSDPGEQPEYFLEVWDGYPAERRALVERLADPRVPSPVVLTGDYHAAFVNVVKPDPWDPASPVAAPELLATSVSSGLDVHDYRAKNPQVQWFDGSHHGYLDTEIGRDRIVARFRGIADVKDPSSPVSTVATFEVTPGKPPRVERV, from the coding sequence GTGGGCAGGGCGGCTGCGCCGCCACCGCCGCTGCCGCGCTCCCCGTTCAGCTTGGGGGTGGCCTCCGGTGATCCCACGCCTGACGGGGTGGTCCTGTGGACCCGCCTCGCGCCGGATCCGCTGCGGGGCGGGGGCATGCCGTCGCTGGACGTGGACGTCGAATGGGAGGTGGGCACCGACGAGACGTTCGACGAGGTGATCGCCCGCGGGGTGGCGACGGCAACGCCCCACGACGGCCATGCCCTGCACGTGGAGGTCTCGGGGCTGGAGCCCGACCGGTGGTACGCCTACCGCTTCCGGGTGGGCGAGCACACCAGCCCCGCCGGCCGGACCCGCACCGCTCCCGCGGCCGAGGACTCGCCGGATCGCCTTCGGCTGGCGGTCACCAACTGCCAGGACCTCCAGGGGGGCTACTACATCGCCCACCGCGACATCGCCGTGCAGGGCTTCGACGCGGTGCTCTTCCTCGGTGACTACATCTACGAGGTGCCGGGTGTCGACGATCCCGACCAGGCCCTCGCGGAGCGCAAGTACCTCGGGGCCCGCTTCCCGGAGTCGCTGGAGGAGTACCGGGCCCGGTACGCCCGGGCGCGGTTGGACCCCGACCTGCAGGCTGCGCACGCGTCGTGCCCGTGGATCGTGACCTTCGACGATCACGAGGTCATCAACAACTATGCGGGTGGCGACGGCGCCCTCGGCGGCACCGGTCCGACCTTCGCCGCCCGCCGGGCCGCGGCCTACCGGGCGTGGTGGGAGCACATGCCCGTCCGCACCCCGCCGCCCGAGGGTGACACGGTGCGCGTCCACCGGGATGTTCGGTGGGGAGACCTCGCGCACCTCTTCGTGATCGAGACCCGCCAGGAGGCCGACGTGCCGCCCTGCCGGGCCACCTCGACCTTCGACCAGGGGCCGGGCTGCCCGGAGCGCCTGGAGCCCGGGCGAAGCGCCCTGGGTGCCGAGCAGCGGGAGTGGCTGTTCGACGGGTTGGTGCGGAGCGAGGCGATCTGGACGGTGCTCGGCAACCCGGTCCTGTTGGCCGGTCTCGACGTCTCCGACCCCGGGGAGCAGCCTGAGTACTTCCTCGAGGTCTGGGACGGCTACCCAGCCGAGCGCCGGGCCCTCGTGGAGCGCCTGGCTGATCCGCGGGTGCCGAGCCCGGTGGTGCTCACCGGCGATTACCACGCGGCCTTCGTCAACGTGGTCAAGCCCGATCCGTGGGACCCCGCCTCGCCCGTGGCAGCCCCCGAACTGCTCGCCACGTCGGTCAGCTCGGGGCTCGACGTCCACGACTACCGGGCGAAGAACCCTCAGGTGCAGTGGTTCGACGGCAGCCACCATGGCTATCTCGATACGGAGATCGGGCGCGACCGGATCGTGGCCCGCTTCCGTGGCATCGCCGACGTCAAGGACCCGAGCTCGCCGGTGTCCACGGTGGCGACCTTCGAGGTCACCCCCGGCAAGCCCCCACGGGTCGAGCGGGTCTGA